A stretch of the Bacillus sp. B-jedd genome encodes the following:
- the flhA gene encoding flagellar biosynthesis protein FlhA has product MKKSDFSVLILVILIVAMMIIPLPTILLDFLLIINISISLLILLVAMNTKEPLDFSIFPTALLITTLFRLALNVSTTRSILSKADGGAVIETFGSFVVGGNPVIGFVVFLILVVIQFIVITKGSERVAEVAARFTLDAMPGKQMSIDADLNAGLLNEQEARQRRRKVEQEADFYGAMDGASKFVKGDAIAGIIILIINVIGGFAIGMAIHGMGLAESASTYTLLSVGDGLVSQVPALLISTATGITVTRAASDGNLGSDIMRQIFNYPKLLYIVAGTILILGIFTPIGIFLTLPIAIILAFGAYTMSKAARAEELKNEQADQEELEEDIRSPEKVINLLQLDTLELEIGYGLIPLADQKQGGDILDRIVMIRRQFAIELGLVIPTIRIRDNLQISPNQYLLKFRGNKIAAGEVYLDHFLAMNQVPDAGQIEGIQVIEPAFGLPATWVGKEEKQRAELMGYIIVDPPSVIATHLTEVLKRYAYQLLGREETKELIENLKETHPNLVEELVPSLLPVGEVQKVLQNLLREQISIRDLATVFETLADFSVYTKDPRVLTEYVRQSLTRQITEQYAEDGIIHVLTAGATLEKGISDSIQQTEAGGYYLSMDPQLSRKITEELRDQIDRVNKAGGQPIFLTSPSIRMYMKQLIDKVMPTVPVLAYTELEPDIEIQSIGVVNI; this is encoded by the coding sequence ATGAAGAAATCGGATTTTTCTGTACTAATATTAGTTATTTTAATTGTGGCGATGATGATTATCCCGCTGCCCACAATCCTTTTGGATTTTTTGCTGATTATAAACATTTCTATATCCCTGCTAATTTTACTGGTTGCAATGAATACGAAGGAACCATTGGACTTTTCAATTTTTCCTACAGCGTTATTAATAACAACATTATTCCGGCTCGCCTTGAACGTTTCGACAACGAGGTCGATTTTGTCCAAGGCTGACGGAGGCGCTGTCATCGAAACGTTTGGCTCTTTCGTCGTCGGAGGCAATCCTGTTATTGGTTTCGTTGTGTTCCTGATCCTGGTCGTCATCCAGTTTATCGTTATTACAAAAGGATCTGAACGGGTTGCTGAAGTTGCCGCGAGGTTCACATTGGATGCAATGCCTGGTAAGCAAATGAGCATAGATGCAGACTTGAATGCGGGATTGCTTAATGAGCAGGAGGCCCGCCAGCGGCGCCGGAAGGTTGAGCAGGAAGCCGATTTTTACGGAGCTATGGATGGAGCGAGTAAGTTCGTCAAAGGAGACGCCATAGCCGGTATCATCATTCTGATCATTAACGTCATTGGCGGATTCGCGATTGGGATGGCGATACATGGAATGGGGCTTGCGGAATCGGCGAGCACCTACACCCTTTTATCCGTGGGGGATGGACTTGTCAGCCAGGTGCCGGCTCTCCTCATCTCAACCGCAACAGGCATAACGGTTACACGCGCTGCTTCCGACGGAAACCTCGGATCAGATATTATGAGGCAAATCTTCAATTATCCGAAGCTGCTTTATATTGTCGCAGGAACCATTCTTATATTAGGAATTTTTACACCGATCGGAATCTTCCTGACACTTCCAATCGCTATTATACTCGCATTTGGGGCTTATACAATGAGCAAGGCTGCCAGAGCGGAAGAATTGAAGAATGAACAGGCGGATCAGGAAGAACTTGAAGAGGATATTAGGAGTCCGGAAAAGGTCATTAATCTTCTGCAGCTGGATACCCTCGAACTTGAAATAGGCTACGGACTCATTCCGCTTGCCGACCAAAAACAAGGCGGGGATATTTTAGACAGGATTGTCATGATACGGAGGCAGTTTGCCATTGAACTTGGCCTTGTTATTCCAACGATCCGGATTCGGGATAACCTTCAAATTTCCCCGAATCAGTATCTCCTAAAATTCAGAGGTAACAAAATTGCAGCTGGGGAGGTCTATCTTGACCATTTCCTCGCGATGAACCAAGTCCCGGATGCCGGGCAAATTGAAGGAATACAAGTAATTGAACCTGCCTTCGGGCTGCCGGCCACCTGGGTGGGCAAAGAGGAAAAGCAAAGGGCTGAATTGATGGGATATATTATTGTCGATCCTCCTTCTGTCATCGCGACACACTTAACAGAAGTGTTGAAGCGGTACGCCTACCAATTGCTTGGTAGAGAAGAAACGAAGGAGCTCATCGAAAATCTGAAAGAAACCCATCCTAACCTTGTCGAGGAACTTGTTCCTTCGCTTCTTCCGGTGGGAGAGGTCCAGAAGGTATTGCAGAATTTGTTGCGTGAACAAATTTCAATCAGAGACTTGGCGACCGTTTTCGAAACACTTGCCGACTTTTCGGTTTATACGAAAGACCCTCGGGTGCTGACGGAGTATGTCAGACAATCGCTGACACGCCAAATTACTGAACAATATGCAGAAGATGGTATCATCCATGTTTTAACCGCCGGAGCCACTCTTGAAAAAGGAATATCTGATTCAATCCAGCAAACAGAGGCCGGCGGCTACTATCTTTCAATGGATCCGCAGTTATCACGGAAAATAACCGAAGAACTCCGAGATCA